Proteins encoded within one genomic window of Saccharomyces mikatae IFO 1815 strain IFO1815 genome assembly, chromosome: 15:
- the STE4 gene encoding G protein subunit beta (similar to Saccharomyces cerevisiae STE4 (YOR212W); ancestral locus Anc_8.631), protein MTAHQMDSIAYPSSVTQQYIQPQGLSLQDISVVEDEIQNKIEAARQESKQLHAQINKAKYKIQDASLFQMARKVASLAKSRINLKPNMVLKGHNNKISDFRWSRDSKRILSASQDGFMLIWDSTSGLKQNAIPLDSQWVLSCAISPSSNLVASAGLNNNCTIYRVSKENRVQQNVASIFKGHTCYISDIEFTDNAHILTASGDMTCALWDIPKAKRVREYSDHLGDVLALAIPEEPNSEISSNTFASCGSDGYTYIWDNRSPSAVQSFYVNDSDINALRFFKDGMSIVTGSDSGVINMYDLRSDCSIATFSLFRGYEERTSTPTYLAANMEYNTTQSPQTLKSTSSSYLDNQGVVSLDFSASGRLMYSCYTDIGCIVWDVLKAEIVGKLEGHGGRVTNVRSSPDGLAVCTGSWDSTMKIWSPSYS, encoded by the coding sequence ATGACAGCACACCAAATGGACTCGATAGCGTACCCTAGTAGCGTCACCCAGCAATACATACAGCCACAAGGTTTAAGTCTACAGGATATTTCTGTTGTGGAGGATGAAATccaaaataaaatagaaGCTGCCAGGCAGGAGAGTAAACAGCTTCATGCCCAAATAAACAAAGccaaatataaaatacaGGATGCAAGCTTGTTTCAGATGGCTAGGAAAGTTGCATCTTTGGCCAAGAGTAGAATTAACTTAAAACCAAACATGGTTCTAAAAGgtcataataataaaatctCAGACTTTCGCTGGAGTCGAGATTCAAAACGTATTTTGAGTGCAAGCCAAGATGGTTTCATGCTTATATGGGATAGTACTTCAGGATTAAAACAAAATGCTATTCCATTAGATTCCCAGTGGGTTCTCTCTTGCGCTATATCACCATCGAGTAATTTAGTAGCAAGTGCAGGTTTAAACAATAACTGTACGATTTATAGAGTCTCGAAAGAAAACAGAGTGCAACAAAATGTTGCATCTATTTTTAAAGGACATACATGTTATATTTCGGACATTGAATTCACAGACAATGCACATATATTGACAGCAAGTGGGGATATGACATGTGCTTTGTGGGATATACCGAAAGCAAAGAGAGTAAGGGAATATTCAGACCATCTAGGCGATGTTCTAGCACTAGCCATTCCTGAAGAACCAAACTCAGAAATTTCCTCCAATACATTTGCTAGTTGCGGGTCAGATGGGTATACTTACATTTGGGATAATAGATCTCCATCTGCTGTACAAAGTTTTTACGTTAACGATAGCGACATCAATGCACTTCGCTTTTTTAAAGATGGGATGTCAATTGTAACAGGAAGCGACAGCGGTGTAATAAATATGTATGATTTGAGGTCTGATTGCTCTATTGCtactttttctctttttcgAGGTTATGAAGAACGAACTTCTACCCCTACCTATTTAGCAGCTAACATGGAGTATAATACTACACAATCACCACAAACGTTAAAATCAACAAGCTCAAGCTATCTAGATAACCAAGGAGTTGTTTCTTTAGATTTTAGTGCATCTGGAAGGTTAATGTACTCGTGTTATACAGACATTGGTTGTATTGTGTGGGATGTATTGAAGGCAGAGATCGTTGGGAAATTGGAAGGACATGGTGGGAGGGTTACCAATGTACGCTCTAGCCCGGATGGATTAGCTGTATGTACAGGTTCGTGGGACTCGACTATGAAGATCTGGTCTCCAAGTTATTCATAG